From the genome of Nicotiana sylvestris chromosome 2, ASM39365v2, whole genome shotgun sequence, one region includes:
- the LOC104233140 gene encoding transcription factor DIVARICATA-like, whose protein sequence is MEWPEFLERSNSQESTFGLFSATPQNNEVVARADQWTPEEKQVFENALSVFNNPISPSFFDYVASKLPHKPLEEIKKYYLALFKDVEMENPEPKNKAPAIDGYALEHDQQNNYQAPQEDDHSDMEAAQNGTPPPVENNRPRRRRGIPWTEGEHQLFLMGLNRFGKGDWKSISRYYVVSKTPTQVASHAQKYFGRRNSATPPERRRPSINDIQTVTLNPRATTVTAQINNGRLAYNNNQGASLPMHYPYNFGGAMSGHKSHGNFGNFIHRGEASGSNSFTMHQNNNNNNLHRPVSPRPFLSMYLSSATRSNNRV, encoded by the exons ATGGAGTGGCCTGAATTCCTAGAGCGCTCAAACTCCCAGGAGTCCACATTTGGTCTGTTCAGCGCAACACCTCAAAATAATGAGGTTGTTGCGCGAGCAGACCAGTGGACTCCTGAAGAGAAACAAGTATTTGAGAACGCTTTATCTGTGTTTAATAATCCAATTTCACCATCATTCTTTGATTATGTTGCTTCTAAACTCCCCCATAAACCCTTGGAGGAGATCAAAAAGTACTACCTAGCCCTTTTCAAAGACGTTGAAATGGAAAATCCTGAACCTAAAAACAAAGCTCCTGCTATTGATGGTTATGCACTTGAACATGACCAACAGAATAATTACCAAGCGCCTCAGGAAGATGATCACTCGGACATGGAGGCTGCTCAAAATGGAACACCACCTCCGGTTGAAAACAACCGTCCACGTCGCCGGCGCGGAATTCCATGGACTGAAGGAGAACACCA GTTGTTCCTTATGGGACTGAACAGATTTGGGAAAGGAGATTGGAAGAGCATCTCAAGGTACTATGTTGTTTCAAAGACACCAACCCAAGTGGCCAGTCATGCCCAGAAGTACTTTGGTCGTCGGAACAGTGCAACTCCACCGGAGCGTCGCCGCCCTAGCATCAATGACATTCAAACTGTCACCCTTAACCCTAGGGCTACAACTGTGACGGCTCAGATCAATAATGGTAGGCTTGCTTACAACAATAATCAAGGTGCATCGCTGCCCATGCATTATCCTTACAACTTTGGTGGTGCAATGTCTGGTCACAAATCTCatggaaattttgggaatttCATCCATCGTGGTGAAGCCTCTGGCAGCAACTCATTCACTATGCatcagaacaacaacaacaacaatcttCATAGGCCAGTGTCACCTCGTCCATTCCTTTCGATGTACCTGTCTTCTGCTACGAGGAGCAATAATCGAGTCTAA